DNA sequence from the Candidatus Edwardsbacteria bacterium genome:
CATTAAACGGAGGAACAGATGAAGAAGGACCTTCTCTCGGTAGCGGACTTGAATAAAAAAGAGATGGACGATCTTTTTGCGCTGGCGATAAAAATCAAGAAACCAACCAAGGCCGGCAGATCACCCAAGCTGTTGGCCGACAAGACCATGGCCATGATCTTCGAAAAACCCTCCCTGCGTACCCGGGTCACTTTCGAGACCGGCATGACCCAGCTGGGCGGGCATGGAATATTTTTGGAAATGTCCCTGGGCAAGCGGGAATCAACCCCGGACATCGCCCGCAATATCAACCGCTGGGTGGACCTGATAATGGCCCGCACCTTCGCCCACAAGAGTATCGTGGAGATAGCCGAGAACACCGATATCCCGGTGATCAACGCCCTGTCGGATCTGGAGCATCCCTGCCAGGTATTGGCCGATTTTTTGACCATATTGGAGCACAAGAAGAAATTCAAGGGCCTGAAGCTGGCCTATATCGGCGACGGCAACAACGTCTGTAATTCGCTGCTGTTGGCCGCCGCCACCCTGGGCGTCAACATGACGGTGGGCTGCCCGCAGGGCTACGAGCCGGAACGTGGCATCTGGGAGAAGGCCCAGGAGCTGGCCGCCAAGACCAAGACCACCCTGCAGATCGTGCGTGATCCGCGGGAGGCGGCCCGCAACGCCGACGTCATCTACACCGATGTCTGGGCTTCGATGGGCCAGGAGTCGGACAAGGATCTGAAGGCCAGGGTGTTCGCCCCCTATCAGGTCAACAAGCATATCATTGACGCCGCCAAGAAGGATTCCATCTTCCTGCACTGCCTGCCGGCCCATCGCGATGATGAGGTCACCAGCGAGGTGCTGGACGGCCCGCACTCCCAGGTGCTGGATCAGGCCGAGAACCGGCTGCATATCCAGAAGGCGATAATGGTCACCCTGGTTAAAAACAATGCCCGGAGGCCTAAGGCCAAAAAGAAGAAATAAAAAAATAGTGCCACCCCGAGTGTTCGCGGTGGCACTAATAACAACTATCCATAAGGAGACGATCATGGGCTTTTTCGGAGGAATCGGAATCCTGTTCTACGGCCTGTTCATGCTGCTGGTGCTGGGATTGGGGATAGTGTGGTTCTATTTCAGCCTGCGCTTTTTCAGACAGGCCACCGAGTATTACCAGTCGGAGCTTAACGACCGTGCCAAAAAATACGAGCAGATGAGCGAGCTGCTGGCCAAGTTCGACCAGCTGGTGGATGTGCTCAAGGTAAAATAGCTACCATAAAGAATTTAGAATATTGAAGATAGAATTCGGCTTAGGGTGCCGGTCAAGTCGTCTCGCGATGACGGTTTCCTGAATATTCTACATTCAAGATTCCATATTCTATTTTCATCTTTTATCATTACATTCAGTTGATATGAACTTCTACAAAATGTCCGGCAGCGGCAACGATTTCGTCCTGCTGGATAACCGGGACGGGCAATTGCCCTCCGATCTCTCTCCGCTGGTCCAAAGATTATGCCATCGCCGCAACGGCATTGGGGCTGACGGGGTACTGATCATCGAAAAGTCGGCCCAGGCCGATTTCCGGATGCGCTATCTCAATGCCGACGGCGGGGAGGTGGCTTTCTGCGGCAACGGCGGCCGGTGCATCGCCTGGTTCGCCCATTCCATCGGGGCGGCGGGCAAGTCCATGACCTTTCAGGCCGGGGACGGCCTGCATAAGGCCGAGGTCAACGGCCAGCTGGTCAAACTGCAGATGCGGGAGCCGCGTGACTTTGACCTGCGGTTTCTGTTGGATCTGGACGACAGGGGATATTCGGCCTCATTTGCCGATACCGGGGTGCCTCATGTGGTGATCCCGGTGGCCGAACTGAACGATTTCCCGGTGGTGGAGGTGGGCCGCAAGATCAGGCATCATGATAAATTCCAACCGGCCGGGGCCAACGCCAATTTCGTCGAGATCGCCGACCGCCATCATTTGAAGATCCGGACTTACGAGCGGGGGGTGGAGGACGAGACCCTGGCCTGCGGCACCGGCGCCACCGCGGCGGCGGTGGTGGCGGCCCGGCTGGGAATGGCCGAATCCCCGGTTGAATGCCTGACCCGGGGCGGGGAGATACTCACCATTCACTTCAAGCTGGACGGGGAAGCGGTCAGCGACGTCTTCCTGGAGGGCTCTGTGCAGTTGGTCTTCCAGGGGGAATGGTCTGAATGATTCAACTCAACCCCAACCCCTTCTCTTGACAAGAGAAGGGGATAAAGGGGATGAGTTCAGTCCTCATTCAACCTGTCGGACAATCAGATTTCTCAGAGCCTGCACTTAGGTTGGTAATTATATCGCTCCCGAAGTGGTGACAGAACGGTTGTCATCCCGAGGGCCTGCCCTGAAATAGACATTCTTTTTGCTTTTGAAGGGGAACATCAAGGCAACACAGGTTGAGGGATGACTTATTCACCCATTCGGCTTGCCGGGCGGAATGTTTGGCTCAGGGTGACATGGTTGATGTCATTGCGAGGAGACAGTAAGCGCAGCCAGACGAAGCAATCCTGGCTATAGATAGATTGCTTCATCGGTTCAATATCAAGCCGGCTCGCAATGACTGTTAAGACAATCGGATTTGAAACTTTTTTATTATGGAGGATATATGACCAAATGGCTTAAGGGCGAGGGGCTGACCTTTGACGATGTCCTGCTGGTTCCCCAGAGATCCGAGGTGCTGCCCACGGAGGTGGAGATCGGCACCAGGTTCTCCCGGCACATAAAGCTGAACATCCCGCTGGTGTCGGCGGCCATGGACACCGTTACCGAGCACCGCCTGGCGGTGGCCCTGGCCCGGGAGGGCGGCATGGGGGTGATCCACAAAAATCTTACCATTGAGGAGCAAGCCTCCGAGGTGGACCGGGTCAAACGTTCCGAGAGCGGGATGGTGTCCAACCCCATCTCCCTTTCCCCGGAGCATCTGCTGATCGACGCCCTGGCCCTGATGAGAAAATTCTCCATCTCGGGCATACCCATCACCGACCCCAACGGCCATCTGGTGGGCATCATCACCAACCGCGATATGGTCTTCGAGAAGGACCATACCAAAAAGGTCGGCGCGGTGATGACCAAAGAGAACCTGATCACCGCCCCGGTGGGGACCACTTTGGACGAGGCCAGCCAGATCCTCCATAGGCACCGGATAGAAAAACTGCCCATCGTCGATAAAAAGGGGATGTTGAAGGGTCTGTTCACCGTCAAGGACGTGATGAAAAAGGAGAAGCACCCCAACGCCTGCAAGGACAGCCAGGGCCGCCTGAGGGTGGCCGCCGCCATAGGAGTGTCCGGTGATTACTTGGAGAGGGCCGAGGCCCTGGTGGCCGCCGGGGTCGATGCTTTGGTGATAGACACCGCCCACGGGCATTCCATCGGGGTGATCGGCGCGGTCAAAAAGGTCAAGGCCAAGTTTCCCAAGGTGGACGTGGTGGCCGGCAACGTGGCCACCGCCGAGGCCACCCGTGATCTGATCCGGGCCGGGGTGGACGCCGTCAAGATAGGGATCGGGCCGGGCTCCATCTGCACCACCCGGGTGATAGCCGGGGTGGGCGTTCCCCAGCTGACCGCGGTGATGGAGGCCAAATCGGTGGCCCTGAAGCACAAGATACCGATCATCGCCGACGGAGGAATAAAATACTCCGGCGACATCGTCAAGGCGCTGGCGGCCGGGGCCGACTGCATCATGATCGGGAACATCTTCGCCGGCACCGAGGAGAGCCCGGGCGAGACCATCCTGCTGCAGGGCCGCAGCTACAAGGTCTACCGCGGGATGGGATCTTTGGGCGCCATGCGCAAGGGCAGCGCCGACCGGTATTTTCAGGAGAAGAACACCGAGGAGAAGAAGTTCGTGCCCGAGGGCATAGAGGGCCGGATACCCTACAAGGGGCCGCTGGCCGATACTGTTTACCAGTTGATCGGCGGTTTGAAGAGCGGGATGGGGTACTGCGGCGCGGCCAATTTGAAGGCTCTCCAGCAGAAGGCCACCTTTGTGAGGATAACCAACGCCGGCCTGAAGGAAAGCCATGTGCATGACGTGGTCATCACTAAAGAGGCTCCGAATTACGAGGTGGAGCGGGGGTAGGCCCCTTGCTTGCTTGGTTGTTTGTTTGAGGGGGAATGATAAAGGTCGGGCGATGGTTTACAGTTTTATGGGCAGTCAATATCGTCAAGATTGGTTGCAATCTCGCCAAAATTGATAAGAAAATAGACAAGTATGCAAGCAAAAATGGTAAAAATGGCAGCAAAAATAATGGAATTTGTTGTTTTATATAATTGTAAAACAGCCTAAATTAATGATGAGGGAACAATGCCAGAATTAAACTTTTGGAACAATGATGCTGAAATCCAATTTTTCAATGATGCTCTACAATCATTTTCGACACCAGAACAATTGTTTTACAATTTGGCTAATGGTTTCTTTGCGTATGTTCCGAAGGGCTCGGATGCCGAAGGACAAACATTGCAAAGTAGAAATTCTCTGATTGGCCATTTCACTGAAAAATGGTGTAGAGATTTCCTTTCACCATTAGCGACTGAGATGGGTTTATTTGCTGTCAACGGAGTTGAATGTGAAGAATTGGGTCTTACAAAAAAGTCAAGAGCAGATTTGGCTTTTTGCACTACTGAAAGCAACACTCAAATAGCCTCAAATATAAAAGTTATATTTGAAATCAAAATGAGTGTTGTTTCTAACTATCAATATGCTAGACGAACAAATGTAGTATCGTTCCTGGGTGATTATAAAAGCCACCAAGGAAATCCAGCCTTATTGCGTTCGGATTCTATGTTGAAGGCTATAGGAAAATCAATTAACATAAGAGTCTCAGGGCTATCATCAACTAAAATACCTATCGTTATTTTAGGTAATAGCCCCATAACTGTGAGTTATTCTCATAAGGTTGATTTTCTGAAAAAAGCCGGTGTTATACAAGGATTTTTATCACTAAATCCACGACCGACAGAGGGAAACGATTTTATAGTAAGCACAACCGGCTTGGGCTTTCAGACGATAAGCGATATAACTGTTTTAAAAACAATTATTAGGCAACTTGTCAATACCAATATGAATTATTTTTCTTCTATGTTGCCCAAGAATGAATTGGGTAACATAATATCTATCGCAGCACAAGAAAGAACAGACATTGCTAAAGCTGAAAAATTCTTACTACTGATAAGAGCATGAAAAAAGTAAAAGGTACGGAAACTAGTGCCTTTGGCACGAGTGGAAGAATCAATCACGATTCGTCCAAATTCTACAATTCAAAAATGTATGAAAATCTTAATGACAAAAAGATTGATGACATTGTGGATCGTGAATTTCCAAAGGAATATGAGAATAGCATTATTTTAGGCAATTCTGAGAACATGAAGGAATTACCCAACAATTCTGTTCATTTGATGATCACCTCTCCGCCCTACAATGCCTCAAAAGAATACGACCAAGATTTGACGCTAAAAGAATATCTATCACTTCTAAAAAATGTATTTACCGATACCTACAGGGTTTTAGTTAACGGAGGCAGGGCATGTGTTAACGTGGCTAATCTGGGGCGTAAGCCGTATATACCTTTATCTCATTATGTTTCTAAAATAATGATGGACATTGGTTATAGCATGCGTGGTGAAATAATATGGAATAAGGGTTCTAGCGCCAGCCCATCAACTGCTTGGGGTAGCTGGTTATCTGCGGCAAACCCAATATTGCGTGATGTACACGAATACATATTGGTATTTTCCAAAGGTTCATACAACCGTTTAAAAGAACATAGAGAAAACACCATAACAAAAGAACAATTTATGGAATGTACGTTCTCTGTTTGGAATATGAATGCCGTTTCTGCTCGGAGCATTGGCCATCCCGCGCCATTTCCGTTAGAATTGCCAGATAGACTAATTAAGTTATATTCTTTTAAAGATGATATTATATTAGATCCATTTGTGGGCAGCGGGCAAACAGCCATTGCAGCTTTGAAAAATGAAAGAAAATATGTCGGCTATGACAT
Encoded proteins:
- the argF gene encoding ornithine carbamoyltransferase, encoding MKKDLLSVADLNKKEMDDLFALAIKIKKPTKAGRSPKLLADKTMAMIFEKPSLRTRVTFETGMTQLGGHGIFLEMSLGKRESTPDIARNINRWVDLIMARTFAHKSIVEIAENTDIPVINALSDLEHPCQVLADFLTILEHKKKFKGLKLAYIGDGNNVCNSLLLAAATLGVNMTVGCPQGYEPERGIWEKAQELAAKTKTTLQIVRDPREAARNADVIYTDVWASMGQESDKDLKARVFAPYQVNKHIIDAAKKDSIFLHCLPAHRDDEVTSEVLDGPHSQVLDQAENRLHIQKAIMVTLVKNNARRPKAKKKK
- the dapF gene encoding diaminopimelate epimerase translates to MNFYKMSGSGNDFVLLDNRDGQLPSDLSPLVQRLCHRRNGIGADGVLIIEKSAQADFRMRYLNADGGEVAFCGNGGRCIAWFAHSIGAAGKSMTFQAGDGLHKAEVNGQLVKLQMREPRDFDLRFLLDLDDRGYSASFADTGVPHVVIPVAELNDFPVVEVGRKIRHHDKFQPAGANANFVEIADRHHLKIRTYERGVEDETLACGTGATAAAVVAARLGMAESPVECLTRGGEILTIHFKLDGEAVSDVFLEGSVQLVFQGEWSE
- the guaB gene encoding IMP dehydrogenase is translated as MTKWLKGEGLTFDDVLLVPQRSEVLPTEVEIGTRFSRHIKLNIPLVSAAMDTVTEHRLAVALAREGGMGVIHKNLTIEEQASEVDRVKRSESGMVSNPISLSPEHLLIDALALMRKFSISGIPITDPNGHLVGIITNRDMVFEKDHTKKVGAVMTKENLITAPVGTTLDEASQILHRHRIEKLPIVDKKGMLKGLFTVKDVMKKEKHPNACKDSQGRLRVAAAIGVSGDYLERAEALVAAGVDALVIDTAHGHSIGVIGAVKKVKAKFPKVDVVAGNVATAEATRDLIRAGVDAVKIGIGPGSICTTRVIAGVGVPQLTAVMEAKSVALKHKIPIIADGGIKYSGDIVKALAAGADCIMIGNIFAGTEESPGETILLQGRSYKVYRGMGSLGAMRKGSADRYFQEKNTEEKKFVPEGIEGRIPYKGPLADTVYQLIGGLKSGMGYCGAANLKALQQKATFVRITNAGLKESHVHDVVITKEAPNYEVERG
- a CDS encoding site-specific DNA-methyltransferase gives rise to the protein MKKVKGTETSAFGTSGRINHDSSKFYNSKMYENLNDKKIDDIVDREFPKEYENSIILGNSENMKELPNNSVHLMITSPPYNASKEYDQDLTLKEYLSLLKNVFTDTYRVLVNGGRACVNVANLGRKPYIPLSHYVSKIMMDIGYSMRGEIIWNKGSSASPSTAWGSWLSAANPILRDVHEYILVFSKGSYNRLKEHRENTITKEQFMECTFSVWNMNAVSARSIGHPAPFPLELPDRLIKLYSFKDDIILDPFVGSGQTAIAALKNERKYVGYDISKEYIKLAESRIDKYKNQITMNFDKKVKVQTKKETKVAMVNTRHKSQTIIIK